TATTGTCTTTTCAGGATGAGAAAGTGTTGCCAAAGGAATTATACGAAATTTTATCAAGGGTACAGAATAGTGCAAATCATATGCCTCAAAGGCAATTGGAAAAGGTTATGGCCAAGGAATTAGGTGCTAATTGGAAGACAaagttttccaaatttGACAAGATACCTATGGCAGCTGCTAGTATCGGACAGGTACATGCGGCAGAGTTGCCCAGTGGTCAAAGAGTGGTTGTCAAAATTCAATATCCTGGGGTTAAAGAATCCATTGATTCGGATTTGAATAGTTTACTAATGTTACTTACAGCCTCAAGTTTATTACCGAAGGGATTATTTTTGGATAAGACAATTGCCAACGCTAGAACTGAGTTAAAATGGGAATGTGATTACAACAGAGAGGCTAGAGCTCTACAAAAGTTTGAGGCGTTGCTAAAGGATGACCCAGCGTTTGAGGTTCCTCATGTGTTTCCTGAATATACAACCGATAATATTATAACTATGACACGTATGGAGGGAACtgaaataatgaaattgcCCAAGGCATCacaagaaaccaaaaattttatttcgGAGAATATCATGAGACTATGTCTGGAAGAAATTGCCACTTTCAAGTATATGCAAACGGATCCTAATTGGGCAAATTTCCTCTATAACGGTaggacaaagaaaattgaattATTGGATTTCGGTGCCTCCAGACCTTTTGCAGAAGATTTTATTCTAAAATATAGAAAACTTTTAACTTACGCCACATTGAGAGATAGGAAAGGGGCGTACGAAATGTCTGTACAACTGGGCTATCTCACAGGCTTAGAATCGCAGTCCATGAAAGACGCGCACGTCGATAGTGTACTTACACTTGGTGAACCTTTTAGGGGTGATGTAGATAAATCTTTCGATTTCAAGGATCAAACAGTCTCAGACAGGATTAGAGGTAATATCGGGTTAATGTTGAATGAAAGACTATGTCCGCCACCAGAGGAAACATACTCGTTACATAGAAAATTTAGTggcatttttcttttgtgtGCAAGAATGGGTGCGTCTGTTCATTGTGCAAAGCTTTTTAAAGAGATTTTTGCCTATAAAGTTTAAAATACTTCCCCGCtatttgtatatatgcATATCTTTATATTAtgaaagatatttttttatttacttttagTCCGTatacttttattttgttttgttagACAATCtcgaagaacaaaaaaaaaagataaaacaGAAAGATAAATGTGCACTCTTTTGTACCTCGTTCTGCTATAGTACTTCCAACCAGATCGACTGAAAGATTACTAGTATATACGTCATGTTTTTAAATAGTAGTTCCCATTCTGCTTCAGTGAattagatatttttttccaatcaTTCTCTTTAAACCCTCTGCGATAGTGATCCAACATTTTCTTAGCAACGCTAATCCTTCTGCCAATAGCTTCTCAAAATATACACCATTAACTTTACAACATTACATAATATGACATTCCACAGAACCTCTCTATTCCATTTTACCCCATTTCAAATTACTTTTTAGTCTTTGAATTGGGTCGCTTCCTAATTAtagaattatttttctctGTAAAGTCCCAGCCTTGTTACAATACAATTGTACATCATTCATGAGAGATGAATATAATCTGCATTTCTTGTTCTAAATTGAATATGTatctttgaaaatactCTGTATGCAGGCAACTTCTTTACCAATATTTACTTTATGAAACACGCCAGCTTTAAGACAATACCTTCGGGTCAGAAATATAGTTTAGTTTGTTAACTACAGCAGTTTCTtacagaaaattttgaactTCGACATTAGTGCATTTATCTCAGGATATAATGATCCCGTTATCCAATCGATATAGCTTCCTCAGGTTTCCATTCAGTCATAAATGTTAAATTAACGTTGTGCCTAGGGGGCAGATAAGCCTATGACATTGTTTCGTGCTCATCAAAACACTAATGTAATGGATGGCAACTGTTGCACCTATTCAGGctgcaaaaaaagaagtatCATTTAAATCAAAAGGAATATGAACTGATATAAAAAGAACATATTCATACGGGCGAATTTGGCTAGTAACCATTACGAGATAGGATAGAATATACGTATGAGATTAGAATAATTAACATaaaatatgataatatCGCTTTGCATTGCAATTAGCATACGTAACCTCACACAAATTTTATACTAATTGTCTAGGCATTTCATACAAGAATAACATTAGCGATCATTAGATCAGCTAAAGTTCTACATAAATGCTGCTGAACATAATAACATAGGTCCGCTTAGCAATATCAAGACATTATTACCGCTGTCAACATTTCTTGTCCGTCAGTGGACTTACAAGAATTGAaccgaaaaaaaaaagaatagaaaaGGTACAATAAAAAGCAATCGGTAAACGCGACAGCAGAGACGCCCCTGCACATTTAGTACACCGTTTCCTTCATTTAACCATCCTTAAATTATCACTTGCagtataaaaaatgaaacgGACAGGAATTGAACCTGCAACCCTTCGATTGCAATCTTATTCCGTGGAATTTCCAAGATTTAATTGGAGTCGAAAGCTCTACCATTGAGCCACCGCTTCATCTTGAAATATCCAAGAATTAAATTCTTACTTGTCTCCCCGAAAGCTGTATCTTTAAAACGGCTCCTAGTTATCGTCAGTTTTGATAATTAGTAACTAGAATATAGTATCACCAAGAACAGGCCAGgtaatatactagaagttgTGTATAACTactaatatttttatacaTATAGATGCCAAGTCAAGGTCCAATTAGTAGATTTTTCACTCTACCTTGCATTATTACCTGAAAGATCGTTTGTGTTTCCTTAAATTCGCCAGAGGTGCAAACGAATGTAAATATCTACATCAATTTACGGTTTCACGCCCGTTTCGTTTCTAATGGCAACTCATGTAAACTGTGATAAACCCGTTATTTcagttttattttctgcTAGTATAAAGGATGATAGTAGCCATTTCGCTGGAATATGTATCGGGTTTAAAAGATGGCATAGTTCGAAACATTTTCGCACAAGATTCTAACTGTCTTCGAACGTCGTAGAAACCGCAACGCAAGAAATGACAGCGCaataaaatttattttactAACTGATAGAACAAAtgtaaaaaatttcataataTCAAGTAGAATTCTTTATTCTCTTTGTGAATTCCTAAACCCATGAAAGGGACTTGTAGTATAAGCTGGATACCTATTTTCATTGGCTTCGTTTCCAAATGACACAAAACCATCACAAAAGGAAATAGTCCTTCCATAGTTACCCAATCATTCTGTTGCATATTAAATGAACAGCTCCTTGTTGATAATGCCAGTGTGGCATATTCACCGCTGCagttatttcttttcatataTAATGAGTCATTTGTTTCTGTCATCACTTTTCTATACTTTCTCTTCCCCGCGTGTTTTCCGTACACCAACAATATATGCCATAATACAcgtaacatttttttataaaaagaaaaggtaagtgatatatataaaatagCGCCATGAGTAGGAAACTTTTCTGTTACTGCAGATATGTGCCAGACTGGCTCAGGTGGCATAAACACAGATTAATAGTATTGGCGTTGCTGAAATAAGAAGATCTGTAACAATATCTTACAATGCAGCcaatttcaataaaagatGTGGAAAGCGATCAAGGGAAAGTTTACATTGTTAATGCCTTAAAAGATCTCGTATGCAAGTGCCTTTTAGAATTCGTGGACATTCAAATTGAAAGTTTTATGTATCCGGACGATCCAAAGTGTTTTACAAGGATATTTAAAGGGAACAAGATAGTCAACGAAGCATCAGATAAAGATTCGAAAGTGAGAAGTTACCCATCTTCATTGGGTGTTGGACACTCTGCTTTGTTTCCTTTGATATACATAAGACAAAAAACCAACTCCTTGCGGTTTTTGAATGATCCAAAGCAATTACCAACACCACTGGTCGATGATATGAACGCAAAATTCAAAGGCATCATTAAAGTTTATGAAAATCTCATTCACTTGTACCATTCATATCAGACGGTGGATTGCAATAACATGAATCAGCAAAAGCTTTTGGGTGATCTGGTCAGTCGGGGTAATTTCATGCTTGATATCCTCCACGGGTATGTTACTATTGCATCAACAATAGTACGGGACAGTAAGGATGCCAATATCTTGATAGACACTGTTAATCGGTTCATCCACGATACCATATTATTCCACAAGCGCATAATACATAATTCCAACGCTTACACAGAGTACCATGTAATGAAACGTGGCATGCAAAGAAACCAGAGTGAGGAAACGTTAGTTGAACTTGAATTCCGAATACTGGATGTTTCTGATGTTAATCTGGacaatgaatttgatgactTTTTACAGCATAGAAAAACGTCTCTTAAAATAACTCATAGAAGGGTTATATGATAATTTGACATTCATAATATTGGTAAAAAGTACCCTACATACTACATATTTCTAGAATATCCACAAAGAATGTGTCGTTCTTTTTCTGCGGTTCTTTGTTAGCTTTCCTTCACTTCCTTTATGTCCTCTTTCatgaaagtgaaaaatgtGAAGTGCATGCGATTTTTGCGTTAGCAATTTGATTGCCGAAAGAGGCAAAACGTAAATAGGGTTGGTTTCAAATAATTAGAAGGAGCATCGGAAAAATGCAACGAGCAAAACCTCTAGCAGGCAAAGAATTTATCACCTTTAAAATAGACTGGAATTTGTCATATTAGTTCCTAATTCAGCCAATTAATAGTTTAAATCAGACTAAACCAGAGATCAGTCATCAAGCTTAGGACTAATCTGCTTTGCGACTTTGATTTTTGTGTCCAATTGGAAAGAAACCcaaaaatatagaaatcGTCCATTCATTTAGTgcagaaatatcaaaagaCAAGTATTACAAAGAAGACTAATGCCAGAAAGCTCTAGAGATAAGGGAAATGCAGCAATTAGCGGTAACCGTTCTGTACTTTCTATTGCGTCCCCAACAAAGCTAAACATACTATCTTCCGATTGGTCCAGAAACCAAGGTAAAGTTTCTAAAAATTCGCTAAAGAGATCAAGTTCACTGAACATTAGAAACTCCAAACGTCCCAGTTTACAAGCCTCTGCCAATTCTATTTATTCAAGACCTAAGATTACAATTGGGGCACCACCGTTAATAAGACGagattcttcatttttcaaagatgaaTTTGACGCTAAAAAAGACAAAGCAACGTTTTCGGCATACTCTTCTCGTTCATATCCAACAATTGGATCTGAGAGCGTAGTTTCCCAAACATCTTTATCGCAACCGACAACATCTAGAGAAGTTGATGAGCAATTTACAGTAGCTGCGGATAGATATATTCCAATTCTACAGGGAGCTTCGCAAAACAAGGTCGATCCTGAAACCTTACACGAGGCATTACCTCCGCCAAACGCGTCGCCAATTTCACACTTAAGGGCCCAGACTAAGATTGTCTTCAAACAAAATGTAGCTGAAGCGTGTGGGTTAGATATGAATAAAAGAATACTACAATACATGCCGGAACCACCAAAATGCTCTTCCTTGAGACAAAAAAGCTATAtcatgaagaaaagaacacATTATAGTTATCAGcaggaacaaaaaattcctGATTTAATTAAATTAAGGAAAATCAATACCAATCCGGAAAGAATTCTTGATGCACCTGGTTTCCAAGACGACTTTTATTTAAACTTGTTAAGTTggtccaaaaaaaatgtcttAGCTATAGCACTAGACACTGCATTATATCTGTGGAATGCCACCACTGGGGATGTTTCCCTGTTAACGGATTTCGAAAACACCACAATATGCAGCGTTACGTGGTCTGATGATGATTGTCATATCTCTATCGGTAAAGAGGATGGGAACACCGAAATTTGGGACGTTGAGACCATGTCATTAATTAGAACTATGAGATCAGGCTTAGGTGTCCGTATCGGTTCATTGTCTTGGTTAGATACTTTGATAGCTACAGGCAGTCGTAGTGGAGAAATTCAAATCAATGATGTCAGGATCAAACAGCATATTGTATCTACATGGGCAGAGCACACAGGCGAAGTCTGCGGTTTGAGCTATAAAAGTGACGGATTGCAACTTGCATCTGGTGGTAATGATAACACTGTAATGATTTGGGATACCAGAACGTCCTTGCCTCAATTTTCCAAGAAGACGCATACTGCTGCTGTAAAAGCACTAAGCTGGTGTCCATATTCGCCAAATATTCTAGCCTCTGGAGGCGGACAAACAGATAAACACATCCATTTTTGGAACAGTATCACAGGTGCACGAGTTGGCTCAATCAATACCGGATCCCAGGTGAGCTCTTTACATTGGGGCCAAAGTCATACGTCAACCAATGGTGGTATGATGAATAAAGAGATTGTTGCCACAGGAGGTAATCCAGAGAATGCAATCTCTGTTTATAATTATGaaacaaaattcaaagttGCAGAAGTAGTTCATGCTCATGAAGCAAGAATATGCTGTTCTCAATTGTCCCCTGACGGAACCACATTGGCCACAGTGGGAGGAGATGAAAACTTAAAATTTTATAAGATATTTGATCCAAGATGTACAGGAAGATCGAGAGAAGACGGATTGATGGATGGTATGCTAGGACTTATTGGCAAGGAAGGTTGTCGAACAAATGATAAGGAGAATCGTTCCAAAAATTCGAGTGAGATTCATACAAGGAGGCCCTCTAGTACCAGCCAATATTTGATCAGgtgataaaataaaaaaaataaaagttcATGTCAAGGCatataatgaaatttcCATACACGCATACATAATGTATAAACATAAATGTATTCAAGAAGCTtaagaaataaaagtaaTGAACCTTGAGAATACATCAAGATATAACTCATCACATGTTAAAGaacccacacaccacacgCGCGAGAACTGGGAGGGAGAGAAATTTAGCaaataacaaaatttaGGCCTTGGAAGAAACCATAGCAATGCAATAATCGTTATTAACATAATATCTACATTGAGAACTTCTTGGGCTAGTGGTTTTGCTGCAAACTGGAAAATTGTATCAATCTTTTAACGTTAGCTAAACATCTTCTGCTGTGTTAGCATTAGGAGGAAgcgaaaaggaaaatacaTAATGAAACCGACACAGGATTCACAAGAAAAGGTTTCTATTGAACAGCAGTTAGCTGTAGAATCGATAAGGAAGTTTTTGAACTCGAAAACATCTTATGACGTGTTGCCTGTTTCTTACCGTTTAATTGTCTTGGACACCTCGTTGTTAGTGAAGAAATCACTGAATGttcttttgcaaaataGCATTGTCTCTGCGCCATTATGGGACTCCAAGACTTCCAGGTTCGCTGGACTTCTAACTACTACAGATTTTATTAATGTCATCCAGTATTACTTCTCCAATCCAGATAAGTTCGAATTAGTAGACAAATTACAGTTAGATGGATTAAAAGATATAGAGCGTGCTCTCGGTGTTGATCAACTAGATACAGCTTCAATTCATCCTTCTAGACCCTTATTTGAGGCGTGTCTTAAGATGTTAGAATCAAGAAGTGGTAGAATACCACTGATCGATCAAGATGAAGAGACACATAGAGAAATTGTCGTTAGTGTTCTTACGCAATATAGAATTCTGAAGTTCGTTGCTTTAAATTGCAGGGAAACACATTTTCTAAAGATTCCAATTGGGGACTTGAACATTATTACGCAAGATAACATGAAAAGCTGTCAAATGACCACTCCGGTCATAGACGTCATTCAGATGCTTACCCAAGGTCGGGTTTCTTCCGTCCCTATTATTGACGAAAACGGCTACTTAATCAACGTATATGAAGCATACGATGTCCTAGGCTTGATAAAAGGAGGCATCTACAACGACCTGTCATTGAGCGTCGGAGAAGCCCTTATGAGGAGAAGTGATGATTTTGAGGGTGTTTATACATGCACTAAGAATGATAAATTATCTACTATTATGGATAACATCAGAAAAGCAAGGGTGCATAGATTCTTTGTAGTTGATGACGTCGGACGGTTGGTTGGTGTCTTGACGTTAAGCGATATTCTCAAATATATCCTTCTAGGTAGCAACTGAAACGAGCCGATGAGATTTTTGTGTACATACTATAAATAAATGCAACTAATAAAGTCATGATTAATCAGTCATGCATACTTCATCTGACCAatatattttcatcttgCTTATTTTGGGTATAATTCGGCGGAAATTCGGTTATAAAGCGAAGTGAAAAATCGATTAGTAATGATACTGATGCGATCTCTGGGAGGGGGGAATGCTGCATATAAGGGTGAAGGAAGATAATGCAAAGCCTTTTGTAGTATTGTCTGTTGATACCAAAATAAATTAGTTCATCAAAAAGGTACAGGCAGCTAAAGAAAAGCTGTAAATTTAACGCCGTAGAAGGTATTTTTCGTGAGATCTATCTCAAGgcatcattttttttattttcgcACCAAGAtaggaagaaaaagagtCACAGTATAGAGGACTAACCGTTAAAGATTCTAAATCGGTACTGTAAATACTTTGAAATGCCTCAATCTACTCCAAGTCAAGAAGTACAGCGTGTACCATGGGATAATAAACCTGCTTTGAAGCAGATAACACTCCGAGCAACCATAGCAGGTATCGCTATAGGGTCTCTGGTGCTaacatcaaattttcaatttggcCTGCAAACCGGTTGGGTTTCCATGATGTCCCTGCCATCGGCATTGTTAGCTTGTGctttctttaaaaatatcTGGCCATTAATATTTCCGAACGACAGGCCTTTCAGTGACGTTGAAAATGTATACGTACAAAGTATGGCAGTAGCTGTCGGAACAGGCCCATTAGCCTTTGGGTTTGTCGGCGTCATACCTGCCATCGAGAAGTTCCTTACTAACGACGAAAGTGGTGGATTAAGGGAACAAGGACAGTCCTTCACTTTTAGAGAATTGTTAATATGGTCCACAGCCCTAGCATTCTTcggtattttttttgcagtTCCTCTAAGAAAGCAAGTAATTGTTAGAGAGAAACTTCCCTTCCCCAGTGGTAGCGCCACGGCCACTTTAATTTCAGTGCTAAATGGAACTGAGATTTTACAAGAGGTTTCTAAGTCAGAGTTATTGGAAATGAGGCAGAGGAGATTGAATGAATGCCCTGAAGTGCTACAACCCAACAGAGATCCAGAGGAGGCGGATTATTTAATGAACTCTTCTCATAGCGAACTTGGTGATTATACGGCAACTAGCCAAGATGGAAGTTCTATCCTTTCTACTGGCTCTGAGAACTACAGAGcgaatattattattttattgaaaacttttgttgtttcttCGCTTTACACCATGGTGTCATATTTTGTACCGGTAATACGGTCTATTCCAGTCTTCGGAAAATACCTCTCGAACAATTATCTCTGGAATTTTCAGCCGTCGCCTGCGTATATAGGCCAAGGGATAATAATGGGTCTTCCAACAGTATCGTATATGCTTATCGGGTGCTTCTTAGGCTGGGGTGTGTTAGCACCATTGGCGAGATACAAAAGATGGGTACCACCAGATGCTGATGTCCACGACTGGGAGGAGGGAGTGCAAGGATGGATTCTTTGGTCGTCGCTTTCAATAATGGTTGCTGACAGTGTAGTCGCTTTTATTGTTGTGACAGTGAAGTCCATTGTGAAATTTATTCTTATAGATGACAAAGCTGCTTTACTGAACAACATAATCGATGATACATTTCAATCTATGTTACTGGAGGAGGAACGCGCCATTAATAGCAGCAGAAGAAATACATATGTTGATGGAAGGCAGGACACCGTAAGATTAGTGAGTAGAGATAACGAAATAGAAGTAGATTCGAAGCATTTGGTTCGCTATACCACCGTTATCAGTGGATGTCTAGTCTCCTCGATAATATGCATTGTTTCCATAATATATTTGTTTGGGATACAAGTAATTCCCCTATATGCTATTATCACTGCTTTGATACTTGCGTTGTTTCTATCTATTCTCGGTATTCGAGCACTTGGAGAGACCGATCTGAATCCTGTGAGCGGCATTGGTAAGATCTCTCAATTGATTTTTGCCTTTATCATACCAAGGGATAGACCTGGATCAGTGTTAATGAACGTGGTATCGGGAGGTATTGCAGAAGCCTCTGCCCAACAGGCGGGCGATTTAATGCAGGATTTGAAAACGGGGCACCTCCTCGGCGCCTCCCCAAGAGCTCAGTTCTGTGCCCAATTGATAGGGGCCTGTTGGTCAATTATTTTGTCTAGCTTCATGTATTTGTGCTACAATAAAGTTTATTCAATTCCGAGTGAGCAATTCAGGATACCGACAGCAGTAGTGTGGATAGATTGTGCAAGACTAGTAACTGGTAAAGGGCTCCCTGATAAGGCCTTGGAGTGCTCCATGATTCTCGGAGTCATATTTGCCGTTTTATCATTAATCAGAAACACTTATAGAGATTACGGATACGGGTGGATATTATATATTCCGTCTGG
This sequence is a window from Saccharomyces cerevisiae S288C chromosome VII, complete sequence. Protein-coding genes within it:
- the COQ8 gene encoding protein kinase COQ8 (ATPase required for ubiquinone biosynthesis and respiratory growth; maintains levels of CoQ biosynthetic proteins; binds to CoQ biosynthesis intermediates; UbiB protein kinase-like family member that lacks canonical protein kinase activity; similar to prokaryotic proteins involved in ubiquinone biosynthesis; human homolog ADCK3 complements a coq8 null, is associated with CoQ and respiratory-chain deficiencies, and is mutated in autosomal-recessive cerebellar ataxia type 2); this translates as MVTNMVKLRNLRRLYCSSRLLRTIQNGRISSVSSISLSKKYTTKSAKEGEENVERKHEEEKKDTLKSSSVPTSRISRLFHYGSLAAGVGMNAAAKGISEVAKGNSPTWKSLILSDSNIDRITNKFSKMRGVALKIGQLLSFQDEKVLPKELYEILSRVQNSANHMPQRQLEKVMAKELGANWKTKFSKFDKIPMAAASIGQVHAAELPSGQRVVVKIQYPGVKESIDSDLNSLLMLLTASSLLPKGLFLDKTIANARTELKWECDYNREARALQKFEALLKDDPAFEVPHVFPEYTTDNIITMTRMEGTEIMKLPKASQETKNFISENIMRLCLEEIATFKYMQTDPNWANFLYNGRTKKIELLDFGASRPFAEDFILKYRKLLTYATLRDRKGAYEMSVQLGYLTGLESQSMKDAHVDSVLTLGEPFRGDVDKSFDFKDQTVSDRIRGNIGLMLNERLCPPPEETYSLHRKFSGIFLLCARMGASVHCAKLFKEIFAYKV
- a CDS encoding uncharacterized protein (hypothetical protein; conserved among S. cerevisiae strains; YGL118C is not an essential gene), which produces MPPEPVWHISAVTEKFPTHGAILYISLTFSFYKKMLRVLWHILLVYGKHAGKRKYRKVMTETNDSLYMKRNNCSGEYATLALSTRSCSFNMQQNDWVTMEGLFPFVMVLCHLETKPMKIGIQLILQVPFMGLGIHKENKEFYLIL
- the ARO5 gene encoding Aro5p (Protein involved in aromatic amino acid biosynthesis; up-regulated following GCN4 induction, amino acid starvation, rapamycin treatment in GCN4-dependent manner; promoter contains Gcn4 control response element, which is bound by Gcn4p in vivo); translated protein: MQPISIKDVESDQGKVYIVNALKDLVCKCLLEFVDIQIESFMYPDDPKCFTRIFKGNKIVNEASDKDSKVRSYPSSLGVGHSALFPLIYIRQKTNSLRFLNDPKQLPTPLVDDMNAKFKGIIKVYENLIHLYHSYQTVDCNNMNQQKLLGDLVSRGNFMLDILHGYVTIASTIVRDSKDANILIDTVNRFIHDTILFHKRIIHNSNAYTEYHVMKRGMQRNQSEETLVELEFRILDVSDVNLDNEFDDFLQHRKTSLKITHRRVI
- the CDC20 gene encoding ubiquitin-protein transferase activating protein CDC20 (Activator of anaphase-promoting complex/cyclosome (APC/C); APC/C is required for metaphase/anaphase transition; directs ubiquitination of mitotic cyclins, Pds1p, and other anaphase inhibitors; cell-cycle regulated; potential Cdc28p substrate; relative distribution to the nucleus increases upon DNA replication stress), translating into MPESSRDKGNAAISGNRSVLSIASPTKLNILSSDWSRNQGKVSKNSLKRSSSLNIRNSKRPSLQASANSIYSRPKITIGAPPLIRRDSSFFKDEFDAKKDKATFSAYSSRSYPTIGSESVVSQTSLSQPTTSREVDEQFTVAADRYIPILQGASQNKVDPETLHEALPPPNASPISHLRAQTKIVFKQNVAEACGLDMNKRILQYMPEPPKCSSLRQKSYIMKKRTHYSYQQEQKIPDLIKLRKINTNPERILDAPGFQDDFYLNLLSWSKKNVLAIALDTALYLWNATTGDVSLLTDFENTTICSVTWSDDDCHISIGKEDGNTEIWDVETMSLIRTMRSGLGVRIGSLSWLDTLIATGSRSGEIQINDVRIKQHIVSTWAEHTGEVCGLSYKSDGLQLASGGNDNTVMIWDTRTSLPQFSKKTHTAAVKALSWCPYSPNILASGGGQTDKHIHFWNSITGARVGSINTGSQVSSLHWGQSHTSTNGGMMNKEIVATGGNPENAISVYNYETKFKVAEVVHAHEARICCSQLSPDGTTLATVGGDENLKFYKIFDPRCTGRSREDGLMDGMLGLIGKEGCRTNDKENRSKNSSEIHTRRPSSTSQYLIR
- the SNF4 gene encoding AMP-activated serine/threonine-protein kinase regulatory subunit SNF4 (Activating gamma subunit of the AMP-activated Snf1p kinase complex; additional subunits of the complex are Snf1p and a Sip1p/Sip2p/Gal83p family member; activates glucose-repressed genes, represses glucose-induced genes; role in sporulation, and peroxisome biogenesis; protein abundance increases in response to DNA replication stress), with the protein product MKPTQDSQEKVSIEQQLAVESIRKFLNSKTSYDVLPVSYRLIVLDTSLLVKKSLNVLLQNSIVSAPLWDSKTSRFAGLLTTTDFINVIQYYFSNPDKFELVDKLQLDGLKDIERALGVDQLDTASIHPSRPLFEACLKMLESRSGRIPLIDQDEETHREIVVSVLTQYRILKFVALNCRETHFLKIPIGDLNIITQDNMKSCQMTTPVIDVIQMLTQGRVSSVPIIDENGYLINVYEAYDVLGLIKGGIYNDLSLSVGEALMRRSDDFEGVYTCTKNDKLSTIMDNIRKARVHRFFVVDDVGRLVGVLTLSDILKYILLGSN
- a CDS encoding uncharacterized protein (hypothetical protein; predicted member of the oligopeptide transporter (OPT) family of membrane transporters); amino-acid sequence: MPQSTPSQEVQRVPWDNKPALKQITLRATIAGIAIGSLVLTSNFQFGLQTGWVSMMSLPSALLACAFFKNIWPLIFPNDRPFSDVENVYVQSMAVAVGTGPLAFGFVGVIPAIEKFLTNDESGGLREQGQSFTFRELLIWSTALAFFGIFFAVPLRKQVIVREKLPFPSGSATATLISVLNGTEILQEVSKSELLEMRQRRLNECPEVLQPNRDPEEADYLMNSSHSELGDYTATSQDGSSILSTGSENYRANIIILLKTFVVSSLYTMVSYFVPVIRSIPVFGKYLSNNYLWNFQPSPAYIGQGIIMGLPTVSYMLIGCFLGWGVLAPLARYKRWVPPDADVHDWEEGVQGWILWSSLSIMVADSVVAFIVVTVKSIVKFILIDDKAALLNNIIDDTFQSMLLEEERAINSSRRNTYVDGRQDTVRLVSRDNEIEVDSKHLVRYTTVISGCLVSSIICIVSIIYLFGIQVIPLYAIITALILALFLSILGIRALGETDLNPVSGIGKISQLIFAFIIPRDRPGSVLMNVVSGGIAEASAQQAGDLMQDLKTGHLLGASPRAQFCAQLIGACWSIILSSFMYLCYNKVYSIPSEQFRIPTAVVWIDCARLVTGKGLPDKALECSMILGVIFAVLSLIRNTYRDYGYGWILYIPSGVAVGVGIFNSPSFTIARFIGGWASHFWLKNHRGDLNAKTKMIVFSSGLVLGEGIFSVINMLFICLNVPHY